In one window of Rathayibacter caricis DSM 15933 DNA:
- a CDS encoding PQQ-dependent sugar dehydrogenase translates to MTRRTTTSLGLTVAVAALLSGCTAAGDPSAATTPATATAAPAPTEITTGLTTPWSIVFVGTTPLVSERDTGRILELDDSGEAREVAELDDVVHQGEGGLLGLAVDEQSRLYAYSTGPDGNRIQRFDLAGSPGSLRLDNERTILDGLPSATFHNGGRIAFGPDGLLYAGVGDAGDRASAQDLDALSGKILRMTADGGVPEDNPYPGSLVYSSGHRNVQGLGWAEDGTMFASEFGQDTWDELNIITAGANYGWPEAEGVAGGEDFVDPVQQWAPADASPSGVAVLDGTVYVANLRGERLRTVPVDDPSSATDLYTGDYGRIRAVTPAPDGSLWFVTGNTNSRLEPREGDDRILRIDPL, encoded by the coding sequence ATGACCCGCCGCACCACGACCTCCCTCGGCCTCACCGTCGCCGTCGCGGCGCTCTTGAGCGGATGCACCGCCGCGGGCGACCCGAGCGCCGCGACCACTCCCGCCACCGCGACGGCCGCCCCCGCCCCGACCGAGATCACGACCGGCCTCACCACCCCCTGGTCGATCGTCTTCGTCGGCACGACGCCGCTCGTCAGCGAGCGCGACACCGGCCGGATCCTCGAGCTCGACGACAGCGGCGAGGCCCGCGAGGTCGCCGAGCTCGACGACGTCGTGCACCAGGGCGAGGGCGGGCTGCTGGGTCTCGCGGTCGACGAACAGAGCCGCCTCTACGCCTACTCGACCGGCCCCGACGGCAACCGCATCCAGCGCTTCGACCTCGCCGGCTCGCCCGGGTCCCTCCGGCTCGACAACGAGCGCACGATCCTCGACGGCCTCCCCTCGGCGACGTTCCACAACGGCGGGCGGATCGCCTTCGGCCCTGACGGCCTGCTCTACGCGGGAGTCGGCGATGCGGGCGACCGCGCGAGCGCGCAGGACCTCGACGCACTCTCGGGCAAGATCCTCCGGATGACCGCCGACGGAGGCGTTCCCGAGGACAACCCGTACCCCGGCTCCCTCGTCTACAGCTCCGGCCACCGCAACGTGCAGGGTCTGGGCTGGGCCGAGGACGGCACGATGTTCGCCAGCGAGTTCGGGCAGGACACCTGGGACGAGCTGAACATCATCACTGCCGGGGCGAACTACGGCTGGCCGGAGGCCGAGGGCGTCGCCGGCGGTGAGGACTTCGTCGACCCGGTGCAGCAGTGGGCGCCGGCCGACGCCAGCCCGAGCGGAGTCGCGGTGCTGGACGGCACCGTCTACGTCGCGAATCTGCGCGGCGAGCGCCTGCGCACGGTGCCGGTCGACGATCCCTCCTCCGCCACCGACCTCTACACCGGCGACTACGGGCGCATCCGGGCCGTCACCCCGGCCCCGGACGGCTCGCTCTGGTTCGTCACAGGTAACACGAACAGCCGTCTGGAGCCGCGCGAGGGCGACGACCGCATCCTCCGCATCGACCCGCTCTGA
- a CDS encoding DUF5695 domain-containing protein translates to MKLPHTPSSPLAGRNPLSKDLSRRTVLVGSAGGAVLAATAGPLAAAAVGPYRSLSSPVFDFRVDQATGGVFTLVNPTDQYATNHVSNPDLRPEFDLDDSRWTGDAVFGVKRGASTAIAPAITGLSDDIRTVTSTASSITVAYSGQAGNQYGIRGFDLTQKYELTGAARDRISWTMTLRNTSTESLEFVDVGLPFLMNSWWDGSNQTGIYEKNVARHSFVAKDGSYLYWQRPNGEGPFLVLVPQDGTSLEFKNKARPGEGPFGERDPQWEGLVEFYIHSAGSVPQRRNQAGTYLPTTSLVLAPGQEKTYGFTFRWAADYADLRDVLFDAGVVDVVSLPGMVIPQDQKATLAVRAKSGITSVVGQAGRNITVTPQGERNGYSLFELSLPQLGASTVTVTYGGTRESVLQYYAIEPVERLIGLHSAFLTSKQQARTTRGYDGAFLQWDLSNQKLITWDDYPGGGWKEWMAGGSDDLGLAPAAFLAEKNLVAPVKAEIDAIDYYIDNFLLGYLQGKKNADGTPTYQVFRWYDGRDDTPNDQGVWRVYNYIHVANTYFAMHRIAAQYPSLGTARSSAEYLELTYRTLEAMYTKVPLPTPIGDAAREHGLMGEQTYPFILEALRGAGRTTEADRLRTLIEGKRDVLFAEKYPFRSEISIDTTGFESTYTLGKMYGNRELVDRVQRSSLACRGLQPLWYFYGSDNRHMGESWWNLSYECQLGAWQQHDYLVNYASTSDRDFADATRSTYGAYLAGWANINSGQISPLAANIGAASWIYQSEKGANEYGWMPILDGWWAWSGESALGFWGGVRAATVTVVEDPIVGTYAYGADLTTVGTSSRVVPKDGVRQRLTMFTRGGFRFEITGARYSRADVANDLGTIELVLDRPAGVAGTPAIVLSKLPAGRYTVTVDGVSTGQPITSDGATARLALPGLAAATATVRLVRETTAPVGPVVAFETSATSRCLTAKSILTVKVTNRSTGPIDAVVTSAYGSKSFTAIAAGKSASVAFTTRQSSMPAGEVSVVGTGTVSGQRASTTQTTAYASRSC, encoded by the coding sequence ATGAAGCTCCCTCACACCCCTTCCTCGCCCCTCGCCGGTCGGAACCCGCTCTCGAAAGACCTCAGCCGACGCACGGTGCTCGTCGGCTCCGCCGGAGGTGCTGTTCTCGCGGCGACGGCCGGCCCGCTCGCCGCCGCCGCCGTCGGCCCGTACCGCAGCCTCTCCTCCCCCGTCTTCGACTTCCGCGTCGACCAGGCGACGGGAGGCGTCTTCACCCTCGTCAACCCCACGGATCAGTACGCGACCAACCACGTCTCCAACCCGGATCTGCGCCCGGAGTTCGACCTCGACGACTCCCGATGGACGGGCGACGCGGTCTTCGGGGTCAAGCGGGGCGCCTCGACCGCGATCGCGCCGGCGATCACCGGCCTCTCGGACGACATCCGCACGGTGACCTCCACCGCGTCGTCGATCACCGTCGCGTACTCCGGTCAGGCGGGCAACCAGTACGGCATCCGCGGATTCGACCTCACGCAGAAGTACGAACTGACCGGCGCTGCCCGCGACCGGATCAGTTGGACCATGACCCTGCGGAACACCTCGACCGAGTCGCTGGAGTTCGTCGACGTCGGACTGCCCTTCCTGATGAACTCGTGGTGGGACGGCTCCAATCAGACCGGCATCTACGAGAAGAACGTGGCGCGTCACTCCTTCGTGGCGAAGGACGGCTCGTACCTCTACTGGCAGCGGCCCAACGGCGAGGGCCCGTTCCTCGTGCTCGTGCCCCAGGACGGCACATCCCTGGAGTTCAAGAACAAGGCCCGTCCCGGTGAGGGCCCGTTCGGCGAGCGGGACCCGCAGTGGGAAGGACTCGTCGAGTTCTACATCCACTCGGCCGGCTCCGTGCCGCAGCGTCGCAATCAGGCCGGCACTTACCTGCCCACCACCTCTCTCGTCCTCGCGCCGGGGCAGGAGAAGACCTATGGCTTCACCTTCCGCTGGGCGGCCGACTACGCCGACCTGCGCGATGTGCTCTTCGACGCGGGCGTCGTCGACGTCGTCTCGCTGCCGGGAATGGTGATCCCGCAGGACCAGAAGGCGACGCTGGCCGTCCGCGCCAAGTCCGGTATCACCTCCGTCGTCGGGCAGGCGGGCCGCAACATCACGGTGACACCGCAGGGCGAGCGCAACGGCTACTCGCTCTTCGAGCTCTCCCTCCCGCAGCTGGGAGCGAGCACCGTCACCGTCACGTACGGCGGCACCCGTGAATCCGTCCTGCAGTACTACGCGATCGAACCGGTCGAGAGGCTCATCGGGCTGCACTCCGCGTTCCTCACCTCGAAGCAGCAGGCCAGGACGACCCGCGGCTACGACGGCGCGTTCCTGCAGTGGGACCTCAGCAATCAGAAGCTGATCACCTGGGACGACTATCCCGGTGGCGGGTGGAAGGAGTGGATGGCCGGCGGCTCCGACGACCTGGGTCTGGCTCCCGCCGCCTTCCTCGCCGAGAAGAACCTCGTCGCACCGGTGAAGGCCGAGATCGACGCGATCGACTACTACATCGACAACTTCCTGCTCGGCTACCTCCAGGGCAAGAAGAACGCCGACGGCACTCCGACCTACCAGGTCTTCCGCTGGTACGACGGTCGCGACGACACCCCGAACGACCAGGGCGTCTGGCGCGTGTACAACTACATCCACGTCGCGAACACGTACTTCGCGATGCACCGGATCGCGGCGCAGTACCCGTCGCTCGGGACCGCGCGCAGCTCGGCGGAGTACCTCGAGCTGACGTACCGGACCCTCGAAGCCATGTACACGAAGGTCCCGCTGCCGACTCCGATCGGCGATGCCGCCCGTGAGCACGGACTCATGGGCGAGCAGACCTACCCCTTCATCCTCGAGGCGCTGCGCGGTGCCGGGCGGACCACCGAGGCCGACCGCCTGCGGACGCTGATCGAGGGCAAGCGCGACGTGCTGTTCGCCGAGAAGTACCCGTTCCGCTCCGAGATCAGCATCGACACGACCGGGTTCGAGTCGACGTACACCCTCGGCAAGATGTACGGGAACCGCGAGCTCGTCGACCGCGTGCAGCGCTCGTCCCTCGCCTGCCGCGGGCTCCAGCCGCTCTGGTACTTCTACGGCTCCGACAACCGGCACATGGGCGAGTCCTGGTGGAACCTGAGCTACGAGTGCCAGCTCGGAGCATGGCAGCAGCACGACTACCTGGTGAACTACGCGAGCACCTCCGACCGGGACTTCGCCGACGCGACGCGATCGACCTACGGCGCCTACCTGGCGGGTTGGGCCAACATCAACTCGGGCCAGATCAGCCCGCTCGCCGCGAACATCGGCGCAGCGTCGTGGATCTACCAGAGCGAGAAGGGCGCCAACGAGTACGGCTGGATGCCGATCCTCGACGGCTGGTGGGCGTGGTCCGGCGAGTCGGCGCTCGGCTTCTGGGGAGGGGTCCGCGCCGCGACCGTCACCGTGGTGGAGGATCCGATCGTGGGCACCTACGCGTACGGAGCGGACCTGACGACGGTCGGCACCTCGTCCCGGGTCGTCCCGAAGGACGGGGTCCGCCAGCGCCTGACGATGTTCACACGCGGCGGCTTCCGCTTCGAGATCACAGGGGCCCGCTACTCCCGTGCCGATGTCGCGAACGACCTCGGCACGATCGAGCTGGTCCTCGACCGGCCCGCCGGCGTCGCCGGCACCCCGGCGATCGTCCTGTCGAAGCTCCCCGCCGGTCGCTACACGGTGACCGTCGACGGCGTCTCGACGGGCCAGCCGATCACCAGCGACGGTGCGACCGCGCGACTCGCCCTCCCCGGTCTCGCAGCGGCCACCGCGACGGTGCGTCTCGTCAGGGAGACCACCGCTCCCGTCGGCCCGGTGGTCGCCTTCGAGACGAGCGCCACCAGCCGCTGCCTGACCGCGAAGTCGATCCTCACGGTCAAGGTGACCAACCGCAGCACCGGCCCGATCGACGCCGTCGTCACCAGCGCCTACGGCTCGAAGTCGTTCACGGCGATCGCCGCGGGCAAGAGCGCGAGCGTCGCGTTCACTACACGTCAGAGCAGCATGCCCGCCGGCGAAGTCTCCGTCGTCGGGACCGGGACCGTCTCCGGCCAGCGGGCGTCGACGACGCAGACGACGGCGTACGCCAGCCGCAGCTGCTGA
- a CDS encoding Ig-like domain-containing protein — translation MRTPRRTRAVTTALATALTAVLAGSVLVAAPASAATAWDPYDEGLQNSNESLGYPTFTNGATAIPPTTATYDPTVSHLGKIYAADLAAGAGSAPGKDFWLDRMLSRDGVQPDEAGGLDFVSDQPANIDYDNNGVFFSRGRAVYMQNFDAGLGFRGRIAYIEDLGQSGSTLTASVNGAAVSLQENQAKRHNTPSYWYSEYTGGGLLVKQTKFISRQNVAVERLQISTTDGSTKTVALRAESGLARTATGSELTGSVTTAHNVTQVATRFSGDGFGVDGTALTRTVSASAAPADVKLQLGFTTTEIPESTTEFQSIAAATPAAAFTTQTTSYNAWWVENIPYLETPSGEIDKTLFYRWWLLRTNFLDAQVPGNDYQFPTSMEGVFGQAYNNAIVLTAGMFIEDMKYFRDPSSAYGTWLSAGETARESRYIDNPGNPNNWNSSYTNYISEAAWNSYALHGGDAAIADKLATYAEDDIAGQLAEFDTNKNNLLEYSNPALTGNDVDAVSFSWRNRDAWNSYPMDRPESAYLYSGAVAAAEAYRLAGDTAGADRMTAKAEAIKKSVLDVLWEDKRSTADEAGFFGNMIKASYSDGSSGLPAGSKIPWKEVNMYYPYTVGLMPKPGDADFDQKYLDAFRLFVDSEQYAPFPFYTANQKDAKARALRDAGSGKHYSNNFSTINSTVMFRLLSSTLRDYPNSYLTSDYYKKMLYWNAWASYEKGDVTRQNENEFWSHGSAADGGSIKYRSWIHQTQLGTTNFTVVEDAMGLQARTDSVLELSPIDIDWDHFTANNLKYHDKDLTIVWDEPGGTRHYGDTPEGYSVYLDGERAFTIDSLVPVEFDTVTGEVTTDATVLFSAANAVKPAQDVRFASTDRVVDLLGKAGVDIDPTTSAAPDLAQGRTATASYSASGTTPSGKSLVPANAVDGSTVNEPFWGTAGSPNASDWLEIDLGSAQKVNQAGIYFYRTSSGTTVQGYSAPKSYSVQYWDGTAWKSVTAQARTPKVPTGNENTVRFADVTTQKIRVLVSHQQGQKTGIKEVQLKNVAAAYTPAENAAPVVSIQRLAVADPSIARFVGTASDDGLPIGELTQAWTVVAKPADSTATFTDAASAATTVRFSKPGSYTLRFTASDTVKQTTSEQVVEVSDVRPLGPEVGSYATPSASYVAPWNRLAAINDGETVPGVQTEQNKLWGTYSDNRPASQTLTYTWATPMRVAGAGASFWNDAAQGSGGGVALPASWSLEYLDGTTWKPVALRPGTQYPVNAMGTPSEVAFTPVTTTQLRATFQASRSTSGAHSAIAASEFDVYADYPGSFEAVAKRTTVNTPVTLPATVIGVYSDGSRGELRATWDAIPASRFATPGTITATGVLTGSTQAVTATISVGDSGSEIASIEQQTATTALGTAPVLPRTAVAVFSGGTGAKESRAVTWDAVAPASYATAGTFTVLGAMAGTTVRPSVTVTVEPGAATAPKAPAAPAVAVAGDAATISWTAPADGGAVITGYTATVTPTAGAAITRTGTTTSAVFAALPAGTYTASVVATNSIGTSAASPTASFTIAAAPALKVTASASSRCISGKVVLTVTAKNEEATPMGITLRTAYGTKVFTGVKPGSSATQAFTTRLGSIPAGTATVDATATVNGAALSRTVEAPYTARTC, via the coding sequence ATGCGAACACCCAGAAGAACCCGAGCGGTCACGACCGCACTCGCCACCGCCCTCACGGCGGTCCTCGCCGGTTCGGTCCTCGTCGCGGCTCCCGCCTCGGCGGCCACCGCCTGGGACCCCTACGACGAGGGCCTGCAGAACAGCAACGAGAGCCTCGGCTACCCCACCTTCACCAACGGCGCCACGGCGATCCCGCCGACGACGGCGACCTACGACCCCACCGTCTCCCACCTCGGGAAGATCTACGCCGCCGACCTCGCCGCCGGCGCCGGCTCCGCCCCGGGGAAGGACTTCTGGCTCGATCGGATGCTCTCCCGCGACGGCGTGCAGCCCGACGAGGCGGGCGGTCTCGACTTCGTCTCGGACCAGCCCGCGAACATCGACTACGACAACAACGGCGTCTTCTTCTCGCGCGGCCGCGCGGTCTACATGCAGAACTTCGACGCGGGCCTGGGCTTCCGCGGCCGGATCGCCTACATCGAGGACCTCGGGCAGAGCGGATCGACGCTGACTGCGAGCGTGAACGGCGCCGCCGTCTCCCTCCAGGAGAACCAGGCGAAGCGCCACAACACCCCCAGCTACTGGTACTCCGAGTACACCGGCGGCGGCCTGCTGGTGAAGCAGACCAAGTTCATCTCGCGGCAGAACGTCGCGGTCGAGCGGCTGCAGATCAGCACCACCGACGGATCCACGAAGACGGTCGCCCTGCGCGCCGAGTCGGGCCTGGCCCGCACCGCCACCGGCAGCGAGCTGACCGGCTCGGTCACGACCGCCCACAACGTCACCCAGGTGGCGACCCGCTTCTCGGGCGACGGCTTCGGCGTCGACGGCACCGCGCTCACCCGCACCGTCTCGGCCTCGGCCGCACCTGCCGACGTGAAGCTGCAGCTCGGCTTCACCACCACCGAGATCCCCGAGAGCACCACCGAGTTCCAGTCGATCGCCGCGGCGACGCCGGCGGCGGCGTTCACGACGCAGACCACGAGCTACAACGCGTGGTGGGTCGAGAACATCCCCTACCTCGAGACCCCCTCGGGCGAGATCGACAAGACGCTCTTCTACCGCTGGTGGCTGCTGCGCACGAACTTCCTCGACGCGCAGGTCCCGGGCAACGACTACCAGTTCCCCACCTCGATGGAGGGGGTCTTCGGTCAGGCCTACAACAATGCGATCGTCCTCACCGCGGGCATGTTCATCGAGGACATGAAGTACTTCCGCGACCCCTCCAGCGCCTACGGCACCTGGCTGTCGGCCGGCGAGACGGCCCGCGAGAGCCGCTACATCGACAACCCCGGCAACCCGAACAACTGGAACAGCAGCTACACCAACTACATCTCCGAGGCCGCGTGGAACTCCTACGCGCTGCACGGTGGCGACGCCGCGATCGCCGACAAGCTCGCGACCTACGCCGAGGACGACATCGCCGGTCAGCTGGCCGAGTTCGACACGAACAAGAACAACCTGCTCGAGTACTCGAACCCCGCCCTCACCGGCAACGACGTCGACGCCGTCTCGTTCTCGTGGCGCAACAGAGACGCGTGGAACTCCTACCCGATGGACCGCCCCGAGAGCGCCTACCTCTACTCCGGTGCCGTGGCCGCCGCCGAGGCGTACCGCCTCGCCGGGGACACCGCCGGAGCCGACCGCATGACGGCCAAGGCCGAGGCGATCAAGAAGTCGGTCCTCGACGTCCTCTGGGAGGACAAGCGCAGCACCGCCGACGAGGCGGGCTTCTTCGGCAACATGATCAAGGCCTCCTACTCGGACGGCTCCTCGGGCCTCCCCGCCGGATCGAAGATCCCGTGGAAGGAGGTCAACATGTACTACCCGTACACCGTCGGCCTCATGCCCAAGCCCGGCGACGCCGACTTCGACCAGAAGTACCTCGACGCCTTCCGCCTCTTCGTCGACAGCGAGCAGTACGCCCCGTTCCCCTTCTACACCGCCAACCAGAAGGACGCGAAGGCCCGCGCGCTGCGCGACGCCGGATCGGGCAAGCACTACTCGAACAACTTCTCGACCATCAACTCCACCGTCATGTTCCGCCTGCTGTCCTCGACGCTGCGCGACTACCCGAACTCGTACCTGACCAGCGACTACTACAAGAAGATGCTCTACTGGAACGCCTGGGCCAGCTACGAGAAGGGCGACGTCACCCGCCAGAACGAGAACGAGTTCTGGTCGCACGGCTCGGCCGCCGACGGCGGATCGATCAAGTACCGCTCCTGGATCCACCAGACGCAGCTCGGCACGACGAACTTCACCGTCGTCGAGGACGCGATGGGCCTGCAGGCCCGCACCGATTCGGTCCTCGAGCTCTCGCCCATCGACATCGACTGGGACCACTTCACGGCGAACAACCTGAAGTACCACGACAAGGACCTCACGATCGTGTGGGACGAGCCGGGCGGCACCCGCCACTACGGCGACACCCCCGAGGGCTACTCCGTCTACCTCGACGGCGAGCGCGCCTTCACGATCGACAGCCTCGTGCCGGTCGAGTTCGACACCGTGACCGGTGAGGTCACGACCGACGCGACCGTGCTCTTCTCGGCCGCGAACGCCGTGAAGCCCGCGCAGGACGTGCGCTTCGCCTCGACCGACCGGGTCGTCGACCTGCTCGGCAAGGCCGGCGTCGACATCGACCCGACGACCAGTGCGGCTCCCGACCTCGCCCAGGGCAGGACCGCCACGGCCTCCTACTCGGCGAGCGGAACCACTCCCTCCGGCAAGAGCCTCGTGCCGGCCAACGCGGTCGACGGCTCCACCGTCAACGAGCCCTTCTGGGGCACCGCCGGATCGCCGAACGCCAGTGACTGGCTCGAGATCGACCTCGGCAGCGCGCAGAAGGTGAACCAGGCCGGGATCTACTTCTACCGCACCTCCTCGGGCACGACCGTGCAGGGCTACTCCGCCCCGAAGTCGTACTCGGTGCAGTACTGGGACGGCACGGCCTGGAAGTCGGTGACGGCCCAGGCCCGCACGCCGAAGGTCCCGACCGGCAACGAGAACACCGTCCGGTTCGCCGACGTCACGACCCAGAAGATCCGGGTCCTCGTCTCGCACCAGCAGGGTCAGAAGACCGGCATCAAGGAGGTGCAGCTGAAGAACGTGGCTGCGGCCTACACGCCGGCCGAGAACGCGGCTCCCGTCGTGTCGATCCAGCGCCTCGCCGTCGCCGACCCGAGCATCGCCCGGTTCGTCGGCACCGCGTCCGACGACGGACTGCCGATCGGCGAGCTCACCCAGGCCTGGACCGTGGTGGCGAAGCCCGCGGACTCGACGGCGACCTTCACCGACGCGGCCTCCGCGGCGACGACGGTCCGCTTCTCGAAGCCCGGCTCGTACACGCTCCGCTTCACCGCCTCGGACACCGTGAAGCAGACCACTTCCGAGCAGGTCGTCGAGGTCTCGGACGTCCGCCCGCTGGGCCCGGAGGTCGGGTCGTACGCGACTCCGTCCGCCTCCTACGTCGCCCCGTGGAACCGTCTCGCCGCCATCAACGACGGCGAGACCGTCCCCGGCGTGCAGACCGAGCAGAACAAGCTCTGGGGCACCTACAGCGACAACCGGCCGGCGAGCCAGACACTGACCTACACGTGGGCCACCCCGATGCGGGTAGCCGGCGCCGGGGCCTCCTTCTGGAACGACGCCGCCCAGGGCAGCGGGGGCGGCGTCGCCCTCCCCGCCTCCTGGTCGCTCGAGTACCTCGACGGCACCACCTGGAAGCCGGTCGCTCTGCGCCCCGGCACCCAGTACCCGGTGAACGCGATGGGTACGCCCAGCGAGGTGGCCTTCACCCCGGTGACGACCACGCAGCTGCGCGCGACCTTCCAGGCCAGCCGCTCGACCAGCGGCGCCCACTCCGCGATCGCCGCATCCGAGTTCGACGTGTACGCCGACTACCCGGGCTCCTTCGAGGCCGTGGCCAAGCGCACCACCGTCAACACCCCGGTGACGCTCCCCGCGACCGTCATCGGCGTCTACTCCGACGGATCGCGCGGCGAGCTGCGCGCGACCTGGGACGCGATCCCCGCCTCCCGCTTCGCCACTCCCGGCACGATCACCGCGACCGGTGTGCTGACGGGCTCGACGCAGGCGGTCACCGCGACCATCAGCGTCGGCGACAGCGGCAGCGAGATCGCCTCGATCGAGCAGCAGACCGCCACCACCGCCCTCGGCACGGCACCCGTCCTCCCGCGCACCGCGGTCGCCGTCTTCAGCGGCGGCACCGGGGCGAAGGAGTCGCGCGCCGTCACCTGGGACGCCGTCGCTCCGGCCTCGTACGCGACCGCGGGGACCTTCACCGTGCTCGGCGCGATGGCGGGGACCACGGTCCGGCCCAGCGTGACCGTCACGGTCGAGCCGGGCGCCGCCACCGCTCCGAAGGCACCGGCGGCACCCGCCGTCGCCGTCGCCGGTGACGCGGCCACCATCTCGTGGACGGCTCCGGCCGACGGAGGAGCAGTAATCACGGGATACACCGCGACCGTCACTCCGACCGCAGGCGCCGCGATCACGAGGACCGGCACGACCACGAGCGCGGTGTTCGCCGCCCTGCCTGCAGGGACGTACACGGCGAGCGTCGTCGCGACCAACTCGATCGGCACCTCCGCCGCGTCGCCCACCGCGTCCTTCACCATCGCCGCGGCCCCCGCGCTGAAGGTGACGGCGTCGGCGAGCTCGCGCTGCATCAGCGGCAAGGTCGTGCTCACGGTGACGGCGAAGAACGAGGAAGCGACTCCGATGGGCATCACGCTGCGCACCGCCTACGGCACCAAGGTGTTCACCGGAGTGAAGCCCGGCTCCTCGGCCACGCAGGCGTTCACGACCCGCCTCGGCTCGATCCCGGCGGGCACCGCCACGGTCGACGCCACGGCCACCGTGAACGGCGCGGCGCTGAGCCGCACCGTCGAAGCGCCCTACACCGCTCGCACCTGCTGA
- a CDS encoding glycoside hydrolase family 127 protein has translation MTIDTHPRTPTSRDRDALARTVAPAVPAAGALTPLGLDEVVLTSGFWADRQRVNGSATLDHIEYWLEREGWLPNFDLAAAGTLAGRRKGREFADSEVYKYLEALAWEIGRTDSAALDTRFRALVARVGAAQERDGYLNTRFGREGQQPRWSDLEWGHELYCLGHLFQAAVARERTRPGADDGLLVIARRAADLICLVFGEGGIESVCGHAEVETGLVELSRVTDDDRYLELARLFVERRGHGVLADIEWGRSYYQDDEPIRSSTVMRGHAVRANYLASGAADLAVETGDEELLDALDRQWHATASRRTYITGGQGSHHQDEAFGDDHELPPDRAYSETCAGIASVQFSWRLLLARGGVEYADLIERTLFNVVATSPSRDGRAFYYANTLHQRRPGAPADPYEASVRASSSLRAPWFEVSCCPTNVARTFASLAAYLATKDAHGIQLHQFASSRITTTLASGQAIDLSVETAYPDTGRIAVRVLESGPAPWTLSLRVPGWAAEPPVTLRRADGSVKTFEKRLRDGYLELGATFARGDEIVVELALPARFVRADPRVDAVRGCVAVERGPLVYALESTDVPEQLHAADVSTLRLDTGVEPRTVGSDVQVRLISIAPVEGTWPYSSSPSASSRVEGHWPVSLTPYYDWAERGPSTMRVWIPVAD, from the coding sequence ATGACCATCGACACGCACCCCCGCACCCCTACGTCCCGCGACCGCGACGCCCTCGCCCGGACCGTCGCCCCGGCCGTCCCCGCCGCCGGCGCCCTCACTCCGCTGGGCCTGGACGAGGTCGTGCTGACCTCGGGCTTCTGGGCCGACCGCCAGCGGGTCAACGGCTCCGCCACCCTCGACCACATCGAGTACTGGCTCGAGCGCGAGGGCTGGCTGCCCAACTTCGACCTCGCCGCCGCCGGCACCCTCGCCGGCCGGCGGAAGGGCCGCGAGTTCGCGGACTCGGAGGTCTACAAGTACCTCGAGGCGCTCGCCTGGGAGATCGGACGGACCGACTCCGCCGCTCTCGACACGCGGTTCCGCGCCCTCGTCGCTCGCGTCGGCGCGGCGCAGGAGCGCGACGGCTACCTCAACACCCGCTTCGGCCGGGAGGGGCAGCAGCCCCGCTGGTCCGATCTGGAGTGGGGCCACGAGCTCTACTGCCTGGGCCACCTCTTCCAGGCCGCTGTGGCGCGCGAGCGCACCCGCCCCGGTGCCGACGACGGACTGCTCGTCATCGCGCGCCGCGCCGCCGACTTGATCTGCCTCGTCTTCGGCGAGGGCGGGATCGAGTCGGTCTGCGGCCACGCCGAGGTCGAGACGGGACTCGTCGAGCTCTCGCGCGTGACCGACGACGACCGCTACCTCGAGCTGGCACGCCTGTTCGTCGAGCGCCGCGGCCACGGCGTGCTCGCCGACATCGAGTGGGGCCGCTCCTACTACCAGGACGACGAGCCGATCCGCTCCTCGACCGTGATGCGCGGCCACGCGGTGCGGGCCAACTACCTCGCCTCGGGCGCCGCCGACCTCGCCGTCGAGACCGGCGACGAGGAACTGCTGGACGCTCTGGACCGCCAGTGGCACGCCACCGCCTCCCGCCGCACCTACATCACCGGCGGGCAGGGCTCGCACCACCAGGACGAGGCCTTCGGCGACGACCACGAGCTGCCGCCGGACCGCGCCTACTCCGAGACCTGCGCCGGCATCGCGTCGGTGCAGTTCAGCTGGCGCCTGCTGCTGGCCCGCGGCGGCGTCGAGTACGCCGACCTGATCGAGCGGACGCTGTTCAACGTGGTCGCGACCTCGCCGTCGCGCGACGGCCGGGCCTTCTACTACGCGAACACCCTGCACCAGCGCCGCCCCGGCGCCCCGGCCGACCCCTACGAGGCGTCCGTGCGCGCCTCCTCGTCGCTGCGCGCCCCGTGGTTCGAGGTGTCGTGCTGCCCGACCAACGTCGCGCGCACCTTCGCGAGTCTCGCCGCCTACCTGGCGACGAAGGACGCGCACGGGATCCAGCTGCACCAGTTCGCGTCGTCGCGGATCACGACGACGCTCGCGAGCGGCCAGGCGATCGACCTCTCGGTCGAGACCGCCTACCCGGACACCGGCCGGATCGCGGTGCGCGTGCTCGAGAGCGGACCCGCGCCGTGGACACTGAGTCTGCGCGTGCCCGGCTGGGCCGCCGAGCCCCCGGTGACCCTCCGTCGCGCCGACGGCTCGGTCAAGACCTTCGAGAAGCGACTCCGTGACGGCTACCTCGAGCTCGGCGCGACCTTCGCCCGCGGCGACGAGATCGTCGTCGAGCTGGCCCTGCCCGCGCGCTTCGTCCGCGCCGACCCGCGGGTCGACGCCGTGCGCGGCTGCGTCGCGGTCGAGCGGGGCCCCCTGGTCTACGCGCTGGAGTCGACCGACGTGCCCGAGCAGCTGCACGCCGCCGACGTCTCGACGCTGCGTCTGGACACGGGCGTCGAGCCGCGCACCGTCGGCAGCGACGTGCAGGTGCGGCTGATCTCGATCGCGCCGGTGGAGGGCACGTGGCCCTACTCCTCCTCGCCCTCGGCGAGCAGCCGGGTGGAGGGGCACTGGCCCGTCTCGCTGACCCCGTACTACGACTGGGCCGAGCGGGGTCCCTCGACGATGCGGGTGTGGATCCCGGTCGCCGACTGA